One window of the Vigna radiata var. radiata cultivar VC1973A chromosome 1, Vradiata_ver6, whole genome shotgun sequence genome contains the following:
- the LOC106757450 gene encoding uncharacterized protein LOC106757450: protein MEELQEKMNKFIKMEDQRYFRRKTDAATAETKQEGGRSRDKNRNHKPPQKPTPTPYNPQYNRYAPLTASREKVFEKALQANLITAARRVTPDAADGAKICRYHGNQGHTTEECRVLKDRIEKLIREGHLQEFVRTDARRRDRSPRGIRRSLEHTRRNAEHSRDHHRERSRSRPQKRDPTPRGRIDTISGGFAGGGASSSARKRHERSLRSVHNIARNPLSMPDIIFTDEDFHAPDPDQDDPMVITARIAEYDVSKVLIDQGSSVNILYWTTFQKMGLSEDIIAPFGEQIVGFAGERVDTRGYVDLRTRLGTGDRAKELRTRFLLVEAHTSYNALLGRPCLNAFGAIVSTPHLAMKFPSEEGKICTKDKTYRREKRSEAILVDLDPRTNTDDRIQPQGETKQFILGKNADQTTSIGAGLTPEQERDLTXXLKSNXKLFAWTASDMPGIHPSVITHKLSIFREARPVAQKKRRLGNDKREVVQNEVDKLVKAGFVREIRYSTWLANVVMVKKANGQWRMCVDFTDLNKACAKDNYPLPSIDRLVDGASGHAVLSFLDAYSGYNQIPMHSPDQEKTAFITEHANYCYEVMSFGLKNAGATYQRLMDKVFREQIGRCMEVYVDDMVVKSSSHQQHLKDLAEVFQQLQRYDLRLNPLKCTFGVQAGKFLGFLLTDRGIEANPDKCRAILEMRSPTKLKEVQCLVGRLTALSRFIPKLSDHIKPIIKNMKQNVPRHWDDQCEAAFSIIKNILTSPPVMARPTEGFDLQLYLAASNHSVSAALIQESPILKLIYFVSRTLQGAEERYSQVEKVALALITAARRLRPYFQSHQIVVRTNHPIAKILRKPDLAGRMVAWSIELSEFGLRFEPQGSVKGQHLADFAAELSPVTMPPTWTLSVDGSSDRKGGGAGVVLEGPDGLLVEQAISFNFQLSNNQAEYEALISGLLLAVELEIERLECRMDSQLVVGHLNGTFQVKDNHLLRYYHKVSDLIKSFLSFSITHVPRAQNSRADLLFKLTHSRNKSQLTSVIRTTLDKPLLETCSIDLTGSKTDWRHEIIQLMTQQEQGGFVSASDAKRIARYTFVGDDLYRRGYTTPLLKCLSTDEGQYVIQELHHGICGTHSGKKLLRAKILRAGFYWPTIDRDCADFVRRCISCQAHGQDIRIPPSELMGIIPPWPFAQWGMDIAGPLPVGSGQRKYLLVAVDYFTKWIEAEALATITARKVQSFIWHLICRFGIPQKLITDNGRQFIDRTLEDFLRGFGIKHVTSSVEHPQTNDQAEVANKVIVAELKKRLGQAKGLWVEELPEVLWAYRCTPHDPTGETPFNLTYGTDAMLPVEVGEPSLRRNMQDMTVNDQQLRINLDALPERREAALVKNAAQKRLITRRYNSKVKPRSFAEGDLVWRKRGDARKDRTHKKLADKWEGPFRISDDLKNGAYRLEHLDGTNVPNTWNATHLKFYYS, encoded by the exons ATGGAGGAGCTGCAAGAAAAAATGAACAAGTTTATTAAGATGGAGGATCAACGGTATTTTCGTCGGAAAACGGACGCTGCCACAGCCGAGACAAAACAGGAGGGGGGACGATCACGGGACAAAAACCGTAATCATAAACCGCCGCAAAAACCCACCCCTACTCCTTACAATCCTCAGTACAACCGGTATGCCCCACTTACGGCCTCGAGGGAGAAAGTATTTGAAAAAGCCCTACAGGCCAACTTAATTACCGCCGCCAGGCGGGTGACTCCGGATGCCGCAGACGGAGCTAAAATTTGCAGATATCATGGCAATCAGGGGCATACTACAGAAGAATGCCGGGTCCTCAAAGACAGAATTGAAAAGTTGATTCGTGAAGGACATTTGCAGGAATTTGTCCGAACAGACGCACGCCGACGAGACCGGTCCCCTAGGGGGATTAGAAGAAGTCTCGAGCATACCAGAAGAAATGCCGAGCATTCCCGGGATCATCACCGTGAACGCTCTCGCAGTAGACCCCAGAAGCGCGACCCCACTCCGCGGGGACGGATCGACACCATATCGGGCGGTTTTGCGGGAGGAGGGGCCTCATCCTCAGCTCGCAAAAGGCACGAGAGAAGTTTACGAAGTGTTCACAACATCGCCCGCAACCCTTTATCGATGCCGGACATCATCTTCACAGACGAAGATTTTCATGCTCCCGATCCCGATCAAGATGATCCAATGGTGATAACAGCTCGTATAGCAGAGTATGATGTAAGTAAAGTTCTGATTGATCAGGGCAGCTCCGTCAACATCCTATATTGGACCACCTTCCAAAAGATGGGACTATCAGAAGATATAATAGCACCCTTCGGAGAGCAAATTGTCGGTTTTGCAGGCGAACGGGTGGATACTCGAGGATATGTTGATCTCAGAACCCGGCTGGGAACTGGTGACAGGGCCAAAGAACTCCGTACGCGGTTCCTGTTGGTAGAAGCCCACACCTCCTATAACGCCCTCCTAGGGCGGCCGTGCCTCAATGCCTTCGGTGCCATAGTTTCCACTCCTCACCTAGCGATGAAATTTCCTTCGGAAGAAGGAAAGATATGTACC AAAGACAAGACATATCGTAGAGAAAAACGTTCAGAAGCAATATTGGTCGATTTGGATCCCAGGACCAACACTGATGATCGCATTCAACCCCAAGGGGAAACCAAACAGTTCATTCTCGGCAAAAACGCCGACCAAACCACCTCCATTGGCGCCGGCTTGACGCCAGAACAAGAGAGGGACCTAACTGNANTGCTAAAGTCGAACANCAAACTTTTTGCATGGACCGCCTCTGACATGCCAGGAATTCACCCCAGCGTGATCACCCACAAGCTGTCAATATTTCGTGAAGCCCGTCCGGTAGCTCAGAAGAAACGACGACTAGGCAATGACAAAAGGGAAGTCGTGCAGAACGAGGTAGACAAACTGGTGAAGGCCGGGTTTGTCCGGGAAATCCGATACAGCACTTGGCTCGCGAACGTTGTGATGGTAAAGAAAGCGAACGGTCAGTGGCGAATGTGTGTTGACTTCACTGATCTAAACAAAGCCTGTGCGAAGGATAACTACCCCCTTCCCAGCATCGACCGGTTAGTAGACGGTGCTTCGGGACACGCGGTTTTGAGTTTCCTTGACGCTTATTCCGGGTACAACCAAATTCCCATGCACAGCCCAGACCAAGAGAAAACAGCTTTCATAACAGAGCATGCCAATTACTGCTACGAGGTGATGTCGTTCGGTCTAAAAAACGCCGGCGCAACTTACCAACGACTCATGGACAAAGTCTTTCGAGAACAAATCGGGCGGTGTATGGAAGTTTATGTAGACGATATGGTGGTAAAGAGCTCTTCGCACCAGCAACATTTGAAAGACCTGGCTGAAGTCTTTCAACAACTCCAGCGGTATGACCTACGATTGAACCCGTTGAAGTGCACCTTTGGGGTGCAAGCAGGCAAGTTCCTAGGTTTTTTATTAACCGACCGAGGAATAGAGGCCAACCCAGATAAATGCCGGGCGATTTTGGAAATGCGGAGCCCAACGAAACTTAAGGAGGTCCAATGCTTAGTCGGACGCCTTACCGCTTTATCACGATTTATACCGAAGCTCTCCGACCACATCAAGCCCATAATAAAGAATATGAAGCAGAACGTGCCCCGGCACTGGGACGATCAGTGCGAAGCTGCCTTCtccattataaaaaatatactaacgTCTCCGCCAGTTATGGCGCGACCAACAGAAGGCTTCGatttgcagctatatttggcgGCCTCTAACCATTCGGTAAGCGCCGCCCTCATTCAAGAATCTCCAAttcttaaactaatttattttgttagcagAACTTTACAGGGAGCAGAAGAACGATATTCCCAGGTGGAGAAAGTAGCTCTCGCTTTAATTACTGCGGCGAGAAGACTCCGACCGTACTTCCAGAGCCACCAGATCGTTGTTCGAACCAACCACCCCATCGCTAAAATTCTCCGCAAGCCAGATCTCGCAGGTCGAATGGTTGCCTGGTCCATTGAATTGTCAGAATTCGGCCTCCGGTTCGAACCGCAAGGCTCCGTCAAGGGTCAGCATCTGGCCGACTTCGCAGCAGAGCTCTCGCCGGTAACCATGCCGCCCACATGGACTTTAAGCGTGGACGGTTCCTCGGACAGGAAAGGAGGCGGTGCTGGAGTCGTACTCGAAGGACCAGACGGTCTACTTGTCGAACAGGCCATATCCTTCAACTTTCAACTCAGTAATAATCAAGCCGAGTACGAAGCCCTAATCAGCGGGCTACTTTTGGCGGTAGAATTGGAGATCGAGCGTCTGGAATGCCGAATGGACTCACAGCTGGTCGTCGGCCACCTTAATGGCACTTTCCAAGTCAAAGATAATCATCTGTTGCGATATTATCATAAGGTGAGTGATTTGATCAAATCATTTCTCAGTTTCAGCATTACACATGTACCCCGAGCACAGAATTCCCGGGCGGATCTGTTATTTAAACTGACGCACAGTCGGAACAAATCGCAACTAACCTCTGTGATCCGAACCACGTTGGATAAACCCTTGTTAGAAACATGCTCCATTGATCTCACCGGCTCAAAGACTGACTGGCGACACGAAATCATACAACTAATGACTCAACAGGAGCAGGGCGGGTTCGTAAGCGCCTCCGACGCTAAACGAATCGCCCGTTATACATTTGTCGGCGACGACCTTTACCGACGCGGGTATACTACCCCACTGTTGAAGTGTCTATCTACAGATGAAGGACAATATGTTATTCAAGAGCTGCATCACGGAATTTGTGGAACACACTCGGGCAAGAAATTACTTCGAGCAAAAATACTACGAGCTGGCTTCTATTGGCCCACCATTGACAGAGACTGCGCAGATTTCGTGCGAAGATGCATCTCTTGTCAAGCTCACGGACAAGACATCCGAATCCCTCCATCAGAACTCATGGGGATCATTCCCCCATGGCCCTTTGCTCAGTGGGGGATGGACATCGCTGGTCCCTTGCCGGTCGGAAGCGGACAGCGCAAATATCTCCTTGTAGCAGTTGACTATTTTACCAAGTGGATAGAAGCGGAGGCCCTCGCTACAATTACCGCCCGGAAGGTGCAGAGTTTCATTTGGCACTTAATTTGCAGATTCGGCATTCCACAAAAACTTATCACAGATAACGGTCGGCAATTCATAGACCGAACGCTAGAGGATTTCCTCCGAGGGTTTGGCATCAAACATGTTACTAGCTCGGTGGAACATCCCCAAACTAACGATCAAGCAGAGGTCGCTAACAAAGTCATCGTTGCAGAATTGAAGAAACGACTAGGACAAGCGAAAGGTTTATGGGTTGAAGAGTTACCTGAGGTATTGTGGGCCTACCGTTGCACACCGCACGACCCTACCGGAGAAACCCCGTTTAACCTCACATATGGAACGGACGCTATGTTACCGGTCGAAGTGGGAGAGCCCTCCTTGCGGCGAAATATGCAAGATATGACCGTCAATGATCAACAGTTGAGGATAAACCTAGACGCCTTGCCCGAACGACGTGAAGCAGCCTTAGTTAAAAATGCAGCTCAAAAAAGACTTATCACTCGGCGTTACAACTCCAAAGTTAAACCACGCAGCTTTGCCGAGGGAGACCTAGTTTGGCGTAAAAGAGGAGACGCCCGGAAAGACAGAACGCACAAAAAACTCGCCGACAAATGGGAAGGACCATTTCGCATCTCGGACGACTTGAAAAACGGAGCATATCGCCTGGAACATCTTGACGGAACAAACGTTCCCAACACATGGAACGCGActcatcttaaattttattatagttga